CGAGCAGTTTCGCCAAATAGAAAAAGCCGGCTTGATAAGGCGCGCCGCTCAGTTTGGAAATGACAATCGTCGACAGCGGCTCGCCTAACGGCGTGAGCGCGGCGCCCAGGCCGATGGCGAAGCAGGCGATGATGGTGAGATTGATCTCGGCGTGGCGATGAAGCGGCAAGATGGTGATGAGTTCCACCAATAATAGCGCCGCGATGATCGCCGAGATCACGCTGGAGAAAAGTCCCAGAAAGATGATTCCGACGCAGACGATCACCGCCAGCGGCACGGTGACCAGCACTCGGCGCATCAGGTGATCGAGATAGTGGCGTAGGTAATGAAAGAGCACACCGGCGCCGAGCACGGCGAGCGTAATGCTGATCGGCGCGACCAAGCCTTCGTAAATCACTTCCATGCTCCACGCGTTCGACATGGTCGCGCTGACGATGCCCATGGTAAATAAGAAAGCTTCGAGATTGGCCTCGATCTTTTTGTTCAAGAACGGGCCGACCAAAACGATGACGAAGATAAGCGACAGGCCGATCATTAACATGGAGTTTTCCATTACTTCGGTTTTATGACATCGCGATGACAACAAGCAATGACGATGCCGGGGGAAATATACAAGTGGAAATTGCCGGGCGCCGTTGCTAAGCTGGGCGAAATTCATTCCCCAGGAGTGTGACGATGAATTGCAAACGACCTTTTTATCGAATCGGCGCGCTAACGATATTGGCGCTCATGCTCATTTCACGGGCGGCGGCTGCCCAAGAATTAAACTTGCGCGCGGTGTACAACGCGCTCGGCGGCATTATGGCGCCGATCTGGGTGGCGGCGGACGCTGGGCTGTACGCCAAGCATGGTGTCAATGTCGACTTGAAATATTTGGCCGCAACATCCGCCGTGCAGGCGATGGTTGGCGGCGGCGAAGAAGTCGGCTTGGTGGGCAACCAAGGTATCGACGCGAAATTGGAAGGCGCGGAATTGGTCTACGTGGCCGGCGGCGTGCCGACATTTGTTTTTCAGCTCTACGCGCGCCCGGAGATCAAGACCATCGCCGATCTCAAAGGCAAAGTTGTTGCGGTGACCCAGCCGGCCGCGTCGACCGACTACGCCACCCGCATCGTGCTCAGACGAAACGGTTTGGATCCGGAAAAGGACGTAAAGATTCTCTACGCCCAAGACAGCATCAATGTCATCAACACCGTGATCAGCGGCAATGCCGCCGCGGGCATCAATTCTCATCCTAACGCGTTGAAGCTAAAGGCCGCGGGGATGAAAACGCTGGTCGACATCACCGAGTTGAAGATTCCATTCTTATTCACCGGCATGCTCTCTTCGCCCAAGGTCGTGCGCGAGAAGAACGAAGCGCTGACGCGCTTTCTGCGCGCGTATCGAAGCGATGGCGCTGATCCGGCGCGACCGCGAAACGACGATCAAGTCCATCGGTAAATTTCTCAAGAGCACGGACCGCGATGCGCTGGAATCGACCTACGATGAATACAAGAACGTATTTCCGACCACACCGCTCATGACTGCGGCGGAGGTGCAGGCGGTGCTTGATGTCGCCAAAAGTCCCAAGGCGAAGTCGATGAAGCCGCAGGAATTGTTCGACAATTCCATCGTGCAAAAAATTCAGGGTTCCGGTTTCATCGAACAGGTCAATAAGCGTCAGTGACGTGAGGCTCTGTCATGATCGCGAAACTGATTTTATTGCTGATACTATTTCTGCGCGCCGGCGATGGCATGGGCGCAGTCCGCGGAGTTGCTGAATCAGGCGAAGAAGGAAGGCGGCGAGGTCATTCTCTACACGACGGTGACCGTCGGCGACTTCGAGTTTCTGAACAAAGCTTTCAAAGAGAAGTATCCTGGCCTCAATCTCCGCCATGTTTATCTTAGTTCCTCGCGGCAAACCGCGCGGGTGATGCAAGAGTTTCGCGCCGGCCGGGTCCAGGGCGACGTTTTGGGTAACAGTCCCGAGCCCCTGCTTTATCTCAAGTCGCAAGGCGTGCTCGGCCAGTATCGTTCGGCGGAAACCAAGAATCTCTTGCCGGGCGCGTGGGACAATGACGGTTTCTGGTCCGGCATTACCACCGATTTACTGGTGACGGGTTTCAATCCGCGGCTACTTGCGAAATCCGCCGTGCCGAAAACCTATGACGATTATTTGCGTCCGCAGTTTAAAAGCCAAATCGCCATCAACCGCGGCGTGCCCTATCCGTTAACCGGTATGATCTCGCTGCGCGGCGACGAACAAGGCGTGGCCTATTTCAAAAAACTTAGCCAGCAGGATGTAAAATTGGTGGAAGGTTTCAGCCACACGATCAATATGATGGCGGCGGGCGAATATCCGCTCACCGGGTTCATGCAGGTGTCTAAACTGGAAGCGATGAAACGTAAAGCCGCGCCGGTGGATTGGTTGTCCACGACGCAACCATTGGCCACCATCTCGACCATTGCCATGGTGAAAAATCCATTGCATCCCGCGGGGGCGCAGATTCTCATCGATTTCTATCTCTCGCCGGAAGGACAACGAGCGTTGTCAGCAGCGGGAAAAATTCCTATCAGAAAAGGCGTCAAAAGCCCGTCCAAAGATATCGATCAGTTGATGGAAAGCGGCAACCCCCATGTGATCCGCGCCGAGGGCAGCTACGATAAATATATGAAGGTCTTCAACGAGTATCTGGGGATCCGCTAGACTCGTAGTTGTCGCGGTGCGCTACTTTTTCGTAGCGGCCAGCAAATCTCGGTAAAACGCACTCTTCTCTAAACGTTGCCACGGCGCTTCGTCGACGACATCTTCGCTTTTCACGGTTTTTACTTTGGGATTTGATAGGGCGAGGAAGCGCGCCATGTTTTGGATCCCTGGAATCGTCGGTTTGATGTCGAGGTTGTATAGCCATTGCAGCGCCGTGTAGCCGATTTCGGCATCTTGAGCGTTTTTCAGGCGGAGATTTTTTACCAGCGATTTGACGACGTATTCTTTGTTTCCCGGTTTGTGAATGAATGCCACTGTTTCGACGAAGCCGCGCATAAGTGCATCGACGATCAGGGGATTTTGCTTCAAATAGCCGCGCCGGGTCGCCGCAGCGAGTCCTTGGTACGGAATCGGCGCTTTGCCGAGATCGAGCAACACCGGAAAACTTTTTTCCTTGAGCGCACGGCTGTGGGTGTAGTTCAAGTAAGTCGCTTCGATGCTGCCTTGCTCCAACGATTGCGCCAGCACCGGCGAGTCGCCGATGACCATGATGGTCATCTTGTCGCGGTTCGGTTCCAGGCCTAAGTGTTCGATGGCGAGCATCGCCATGGACCAGACGCCGCCGCCGATGCTTTGCACGCCGATTCGTTTGCCTCTCAAGTCTTCGGCGTTGCGAATAGCCGGTCCGGCGATGAAATCGCCATCGGCTTTGTTGACGATGCCGGCGAAGAACGCCACGTCCAAACCGCTGGTCGCGGCGCTAACCACCGATCCTGGAATCGTGTAGGCGACTTGGATGTCGCCGGAAACCAGCGCCGCCATGGTCTGCGGGCCGCTGCGAATATTGATCACTTCGATGTTGACGCCATGTTTGCGAAACAGACCTTGCTCGGCGCCGAGCCAAAGAGCAACGACTTTTTCGCTGAAGGCGCCGTGGGCGATGCGCACCAATGGCAATTCAGCGGCTTTGCAGTTTGCTGCCCAGGCAACGATTACCAAAGCGAGCGAAATAAAATTGCGGGACGGTAAACGGATCGATTTCATCAGCGAATCCTCTCTACGCGTCGGTGGGGAAAAGTTACTGCGCTTTGTTTAACTCCGCGAAGAAACCGCTTTTGTCCAACTCCTGGACGAAGCGGCTGTCGACGAAATCTTCCGGCTTGGCGTTCTTGGCTTTCGGATTGCGCGCCTCGGTGGCTTTGAGAATCGTCGACAAGCCGGTAAGCGCCGGATAGGGCGGCAAATTATAGTTCTGCTTGACGATCCAGTTGTAGCTTTCGTCGAGGACTTCTTTGTCGTCGTTGCGAAAGTATTTGGCCAAAACTTTTCTGGCGAAGTTGCCGTCGCGCTTCGCCAGCGCCACGCCTTCGGCTTGGGCCATTAAAAAGCGCCGGACTATTCCACCGTTATTTTTCAGAAACGAGCGCGTCGCGACCATTCCATTGAACGGAAAGTTCGCTTCCAACTTCGACACGTCGAGAATCTCGCGCAGGCCCAACTTGCGCGCGCGAATCGTCGCCGGCGCGGTGAGCGCCACGGCTTGAATGCGATTGGTATTCAACGCGGTCACGCTTTCCGCCGGACCGCCAGTTTGCAGAATCGCCAGATCTTTTTCCGGCTGTAAGCCGAACTTCGTTGCGGCAAAGCGCGCGGCGAAGTCTGAGTTGGCGCCGAAGCGGGTGACGCCGATGGCTTTGCCTTTCAACTCGGCGAAGCTTTGGATCTCCGGCCGGCTGTAGATGTAGTAGACGAAATTTTTGATCAACGTGGTGATGATGACCAGATCGCCACCGGCGAGATTGGCGTCGATCACCGCCGCCGCGCCGATTTGGCTAAACGGCATTTCTCCCGCGAGCATGGTGCTGACCACCAGCGAGCTGCCGGATAAACGCAGCAGCTCTACCGATAAGCCGTGCTTTTCGTAAAGCCCGGCGTCCTTGGCAAACCAGAGGGCCGCTTCGGTGGCGGAGTCCGACGAGCGCGCGACGCGGATCTTGTCGAGCTGTTGGGCGTATAGCACGTTTGAGGATAACAGCGTTGTGACGAGTAATTGGCAAAGTTGGATTGATTTAAATTTCATTGGAATTCCTTGGTAGTGGTTCGGCTTCGAAATCCGACGTAGGGGCCACCCCCCGTGGTCGCCCGTCCCAGAGGGCAGGCACAGGGGCCTGTCCCCTACGCTTGTCGGTAAGATAGGGAAAGCAGATTGGAGCGTCAAGTCGGTTGACAGATGAACAAGATCGAAGTTAGTTGTGCGCATCACAGCTTCGGAGGTTTGCATGGCAACCGACACCAGCGGCATGACCCGCATCAATCACGAAAAGTTGATTCGTTTCGTCACTCGTTCATTCGAAAAACTTGGCGTGCCGGCAAGTGACGCCGAGATCGCGGCCAATGTTCTCGTCGCGTCGGATCTGCGCGGCGTCGATACTCACGGCGTGATTCGTTTCAATCCAAACGCCTGGTATGTGAAGTGGCTGCGCGATGGCGTGATGACGGCGCAGCCGAATATTCGCGTGATTGCGGAAAATAGTTCGACGGCATTGCTCGACGCCGATAATGGCATGGGCTTCGTCGCAGGACATAGAGCAATGGAAATCGCGGTTAAGAAAGCTAAAGAGACCGGCGTCGGCATCGTCACCGTGCGCAACAGCCGCCATTACGGTATGTCAGCATATTACTCTATGCTCGCGTTGCCGCACGATATGATCGGCATCGCCATGACCAACGCCAGCCGCCAAGTGGTGCCGACCTTCGGCCGCGAAGCGCGCTTCGGCACCAATCCTATGTCTTTCGCCATACCGGCCCAGGATGAACAGCCCTTCGTGCTCGACATGGCGACGACCACGGCGGCGGCGGGCAAATTAGAATTGGCGATTCGCTTGGGCAAGCCGGTTCCCACGGGCTGGGCATTAAATGAAAAGGCCGAGCCGACGACGGATCCGAAAGTTGCCCAGCAAGCGCGCCGCTTGCTGCCCCTCGGCGGTTCGCGTGAGAGCGGCAGTCACAAAGGTTACGGTTTGGGCATTCTCGTGGAAATTCTCTGCGGCGTGCTCACCGGTACGCTCACGGCGTTGAACCCCAACCAAGAACCGCGCGGCCATTTCTTCGGCGCCATCGATCCGTCGTCCTTTCGTCCGGCGGCGGAATTCAAACGCGACATGGATCGCTTGATCCGCGAATTGAAATCGACGCCGCCGATTGAAGGCGAGAGCCGCGTCTACGTCGCCGGTGAAATCGAATTCGAAACTGCCGAAGAAAGATCGGAGCGCGGCATTCCGCTGCACAGCTCCGTGCTCAAAGGTTTGAGAGATGTCGGCACGCAGTTGAGCGTGCCGTATGATTTGGAATGAGTTCGAAACAATTTATTTGAACATCCCCGCTGCGACTAACTCTTTAACAAAGCGATCGTCGACGAACTGATCCCATTTGGCGCTCTTGGCTTTGGGATTTTCCGACGCCGCCAGCACGGCTTCGATGGCTTGCTGGTTCGGCGCGGGAATGCGTTCCCAGGCCGGCTCGTTGCTGGCGAGGGATTCTTGCAGCTGCGCGGTGTCGGTGATCTTGGTGTACTTGGAGAATATCGTCAGCGAGTCGGCGCGGTTCTTGTGCAAGTAGTCCATCGCCTCAACGGCGCTACGCACGAAGCGGCGCACCAGATCGGTGTTGGCATTGATATAAGATCGACTTGCGCCAATCGCATGCTGCACGAAAGGAATTTTCAGCGCGGTGACGTTGAGCAGTTCTCTTAGACCAAAGTTACGCGCCGTCAGTGTGCTTGGCGCCGAGAGGATCGCCGCATCGACGATGCCTTGTTGCAACGCCGCGACCAACGCGGAGATTTCTTTGAGATAAACGAATTTAACGTCGACGTCGGGCTTCAAACCGGCTTGCGCGACGATCATGTGGCCGGCGATGTCGGTGGGTGTTCCTTTATTGGTCGCGCCGATGGTCTTTCCTACCAGGCTCTTAATGTTGGTAATTTCCGGTTTGCTATAAACGGAAAAGACGAAAGTGTTGACCGGGTTCAAAATATAAACCGTGTCGGCGCCGGCGAGATTGGCTTCGATGATTTGCGGTCCGGCGGTGGTGAATTGAATCTTGCCGCCGACCAGCGCCTGCACGGCTTGGTTGGTCGGAATATGGGTGAGATCGATGTTGAGACCGTTCTTTTTAAAGATGCCCCGGTCCTGGGCGATCCACAAATAAATCGGATCGGTTGCGATGACGCCGTAAACCGCGGTGGCTTGGGGCAGAGCGGTTTCGGCGCCGAAGCTCACTCTAAATTGGGCTAATAAGATGAATAGGACCAATACGCCGATGCGACGCGATCTTGAGAGATTTTTCATCGCTTTCTCCTTGGACCGGCAGTGCGAACGCGTCAGTAGCTGCCGCGGCTGATCACTACTTCTTTCAGCACAACATCTTTAATCGGCCGGTCGCCGCCGCTGCGCGGGGTGGTGCCGATGGTGACGACGACTTCTTGGCCTTTGACCAATTCGCCGAAGACGCTGTGGCGTCCGTCGAGGTGTAACGTTGGTGCCAGGGTGATGAAGAACTGGCTGCCGTTGGTGTTCGGTCCGGAATTGGCCATGGACAAGATGCCGCCTTTGGTGTGGCGCAGGTCGGGATGAAATTCATCTTCGAAGCGATAACCGGGGCCGCCCATGCCGCTGCCCAAGGGATCGCCGCCTTGGATCATGAAGCCGGGAATCACCCGGTGAAAAATTGTCCCGTTGTAAAGCGGTCGCTTCACCTTTTCACCGGTCTTGGGATCGTTCCACTCTTTGGTGCCACTCGCCAGACCGACGAAGTTGGCGACGGTCTTGGGTGCTTTGTCTTCGAAGAGCTGAATCACGATATCGCCCATGCTGGTTTTAAACGTCGCGTAAAGCGGGCCTTTTTTTTCTTGGCTGTTGCCATTGGCACTTAAGCCAAACAGCGCGCACAACATTGCCACGATCAATAATTTTTTCACTTCTTCCTCCCGAGATTTATTTCTGAGTTAATTCGGCCATGACTTCATTGACGAAGCGCAGGTCCATATATTCACGTGCCGCACGTTTGGGTTTGGTATTGAGCGCCACGGCTTGCCACTGGGCCATTAATTCAACGCCCTTTTCCGTCGGCACCGGCAGCAACGCTTCGCGCACTAAATTGTAAGCGTCTACGGACACGTCGCGCTCCATGCGCCAATGTTTCATCATGGTTTGAATCGCGTCCTCGGGATAGTCGCGGGTGTGAATCACGCCGCGCACCATGGCGCGCACCATGCGTTTAACCAACTGGGGATTTTCTTTGATGGTTTTTCCCGTGGCGGCGAGACCGCTAAAAGATGTGTCTTTAAATAGATCGGCCAAGTTCACCAGCCGCTTGAAGCCGGCTTTGATGGCGACGTAATCGGCCGGCGGCGCCAGCAAGGCGGCTTGGATGATGCCCTGCTGCAAGGCGGCGATTTTTGGCTGGCTGCCGGGAATACTGACGTATTGGACATCCTTCTCTGGGTTCATTTTGTAAAGTTCCAGGAGCGCTTTGGTGCCGGCGAAAGTTGAGCCGCCGAAGCTGACGCCGATTTTTTTGCCTTTAAGGTCGGTGACGCTTTTTATATCCGGCGTGACGATCATGGAAAAGGTCGGCCGGCCGACTTGCTGGGCGAGCAAAATAATGTCGCTGCCTTCCCAGATCGACGGCATCTGCGGCCCGACGGAAAAGATGAAATGAATTTGATTGCCAATCAGCGCTTGTACTGCGGTGACCGCGTTGCGCACCGAGATTAATTCTGCGTCCAAACCCTCGCGTTTGTAAAAACCTTTTTCCAGGGCGACGAAGGCGGGCAGGAACTGCACGTTGGCCGAAGGATAGGCGGCGCGCACAGGTTCCGCGTTGGCATTGGCAACGGCGGTCGAGATCAGCGCGATGAGCGCGAGCAAGCCGATAATCGCAAAATAGATCAAGCAATGACGCCGCATGGGATTGGCGTTTAAGCTAAACAAACTAATCCAGGCGGTCAAGCAGGCTTTCAAGAAAATGTCAGGTTGAAGCGGCTTGGCCAATCGTTCGGTATCGGAAGATTGCCGCGCCGGTCGGCACGGCACTTTTCGATCTAGCGTTTTGACAATGAGATTCTCGGATGGTATAGGAAATTCTGCCCAAACATGGGGGGCTAAATTTATGGCTTGGTTTGAAAAAATCGCTGGAGACAAGAAGAGCCCGGAAGTCGTACCGGATAAAAGTGCTGAAGCGCTGAAACCAGCGGCTTCGTCCATTGCATCGGCGTCAGCGGTCGAGCCCAAGGCTGCCGCCAAAGTCGAAGCGCCGCCGGTGTCGACCGCCGGCTTGATCGGTTACCTATACAAAGGTAGTCGGGTCAGCGGCCAACTGGTTTTTCAAGGCTCGGTGCGCATCGACGGTTCGGTTGACGGCGACATCCAATGCCAGGGCACGCTCACGATCGGTGAGAGCGCCGAAGTGAAAGCTAAGATCACGGCAAAAGTAGTAGTGATCCACGGTAAAGTTGAAGGCAACGTGAGCGCCAAGGAGCGCATCGAGCTGATTGCGCCGGCGCGCTTGATTGGCAATATCGATTGCCCCAAATTGATCATCACTGAGGGCGTGGTGTTTGACGGTGACTGCTCCATGGGAGTGGCCAAGCAAAAGGGTGGAGTCGCGACTGCGCATAACGCGGTTGGCGATTTAGCTGCGGTGGCTCAAGGCGCCAAAGCTGCAAACTGATTCTAGTTCGACTTCGGTTCGCCGTTCATTCCATCTCGGCATCCTACGTTCATCATCGAAGGTAGGTTTTTTATTATATGGGCCTTGGGTTGCGCATTGCCCAGGCGAGTGCAACGGCAGCGATAGTGTAAGTAAAGTCGGAAACTGACGAATGATTCAACTAGACATAAGCATCCTTTATCAGGTCATTCTTTTTGTCGTCCTGTGGCTGATTCTCAACAAGCTGTTATTCCAGCCCTATCTCCATTTACTCAGTGAACGGGAACGCAAAACCAGCGGCGCCCAGCATGATTCGAGCGACTTGGAACATCAAGGCGCGCGCTTGAAAGCGCAGTACGAAGAGAAGCTCGCCGAAGCCCAAGCCGCCGGTTACGCGGCTAAGGATGACATCGTTCAAGAGGGCCGCCAACAACGGGAAAAAATTCTCAGCCAGACGCGCGCCGAAGCGACGGGTTCGCTGGAACGGGTGCGCGCCGAAGTGGCGACGGCTCTCGAGCAAGAGCGGCGTCTCGCTGCCGCCGAAGTGACCAATGTTGCCGGCGCCATGGTCGCCAAAGTGTTGGGGAGGACGGTCGGGTGAGCGGTTTTAATATTCTCGACCTTTTTACCACGGCGCAAGTGTGGGCTTCGGAAGCGGCCAGCCATGGCGCCGAGCATCACGCGCCGTCGATCAACGATATTTGGTTTCCCCTCGGCAACTTTCTCATTTATGCCGCCATTATCTACTGGTTTGCCCTACCGCTGGTGCGCGATTTCCTAAAAAGCCGGCGCGAAGAAATCGTGGCAACCATCGCTCAAGCTTCGGCAAAGAAGCAAGCTGCGGAAGCCTTCGTCAGCGATTATCAAGCCAAGATCGCCGGCTTGGACCAACAGATCAAAACCTTGCAAGCGACGCTGCGCGATGAAGGTGAGCGCGAGAAATCTCGGCTGGTCGCCGAAGCCCAGTCGCTGTCGCAAAAAATCACCGCAGACGCGCAGTTTCTCGCCGACCAAGAAGTAAAAATCGCCCGCCAGCAGGTGCGCCAAGAGATGGCCGATCAGGCGGAAGCGGCGGCGCGAGAATTGGTCCAGCGCAATCTTTCGGCGGCGGATCAAAGTCGCTTGGCGGATCAATTCATTCAAAGTATTGGACAGACGCGATGATCGAAGGCAGCTTAGCACGCAGATACACCAAGGCGCTGTTTCAATTGGCCCGCGAGGCGAGCCAGGAAGAAGCGGTGGGCCGGCAAATCGAAGAGTTCGTCCGCGCCTACGACGGCTCGGATTTGCGCATGGTGCTGACCAACCCAGCCTTCGACGTGCCGACTCGCAAGCGGGTGCTGATTCAAGTCGCCAACAGCCAGCAGCTATCGGTGCTGACGATTCATTTTTTGTCGCTCTTGCTCGAACGGGATCGGCTCGGCCATTTATCCGGCATCGCCAGTTGCTATCGCCGTTTGCTAAACGAAGCCAAGGGACGGGTCGAAGCGAAAGTGATCAGTGCCAGCGCGCTGGAACCGGCGCTGGTCGATCGGGTGCGCGAACAGCTGCGCGGCTTGTCGGGCAAGGACGTGGTTTTGGAGCAGGAAGTCGACCCGAGTCTGCTCGGCGGCATGACCGTCGAATTGGCCGGCAAAGTTTACGACGGCAGCATTCGCACTCAACTTGAGAAGATGAAACAGCGCATGGCGCGCGGTTATTAAATTGTCATTTCGCGTACGGGGTATTAACCCGGTACACGACCAAAGGGGATGCTCGCCCCTTTGGATTCCCCAATAAGAGGGTCCTCGCAGCAAGCTGCGGGGAGTTATTAGATTTAGGAGAGAACGATGGACATCGGAACAGCGGAAATCAGCCGAATTATCAAAGAACAGATTCGCGACTACGAAAAGACGGTTGAGATCCAGGAAGTCGGCACGGTGCTTTCCACCGGCGATGGCATCGCGCGCATCCACGGCCTGGACAAAGTCGCCGCCGGCGAGCTGTTGGAATTTCCCCACAACATTTTCGGCATCGCGCTCAATCTCGAAGAAGACAACGTCGGCGCCGCGCTGTTCGGCGAAACCCACATGATCAAAGAGGGCGACACGGTCAAACGGACCGGCCGCATCGCCGAAGTTCCGGTCGGCAGAGAGATGATCGGCCGGGTGGTCAACGCCCTCGGCGAAGCGATCGACGGCCGCGGTCCGCTCGACGCTAAAGAAAAAAGACGTATCGAGCTCAAAGCCCCCGGTATCGTCTCACGCCAACCGGTTAAAGAGCCGCTGCAGACCGGCTTAAAAGCGATCGACGGCATGATCCCGATCGGCCGCGGTCAGCGCGAGCTGATCATCGGCGACCGTCAGACCGGCAAAACCGCCGTCGCCCTCGACGCGATCATCAATCAAAAAGGCGGCAACGTTACCTGTATCTACGTCGCCATCGGCCAGAAGCGTTCCACAGTCGCCCAAGTCGTCGACAGGCTCAGAGAAGCCGGTGCGATGGAATACACCATCGTGGTCGCCGCCACCGCCTCTGAGTCGGCGCCGCTCCAGTTCATCGCACCCTACTCGGGCTGCACCATGGGCGAATATTTCCGTGACAACGGCGGTCACGCTTTAGTCATTTACGACGATCTTTCCAAGCATGCCGTGGCCTATCGGCAATTATCTTTGCTGCTGCGCCGGCCGCCCGGACGTGAAGCGTATCCAGGCGACGTTTTTTACTTACATTCCCGTTTGCTCGAGCGCGCCGCCAAGATGAGCAACGAGCGCGGCGGCGGTTCGTTGACGGCGTTGCCGATCATCGAAACCCAAGCCGGCGACGTGTCGGCGTATATTCCGACCAACGTGATTTCGATCACCGACGGGCAGATTTTTCTCGAGAGCGATCTTTTTTACTCCGGCGTGCGCCCGGCGATCAACGTCGGCATTTCCGTTTCTCGGGTCGGCGGTAACGCGCAGATCAAGGCGATGAAACAGGTTGCCGGTACGCTGCGCTTGGAATTAGCTCAGTATCGCGAGATGGCGGCCTTCGCGCAGTTCGGTTCCGACTTGGACGCGGCGACGCAGAAGCAATTAAATCGCGGCGCGCGCTTGGTCGAGCTGCTCAAGCAAGGCCAATATCAGCCCTTGTCCGTCGAGCAGCAGGTGGTGATCCTTTACGCCGGCACCAACGGCCACGTCGACGAATTGCCGATCCCGTCGCTCAAGCGTTACGAGCAGGAACTCTTTGCTTTCATTTCGTCGAAGCATGCCGATGTTTTTGCCGACATTCTCAAGAAGCGCGAGCTCGACAACGATCTGCGCGCCAAACTCAATCAGGTGCTCGGCGAGTTTAAAGGGGTTTTCAAGGCTTAAGTTTCGAGTTTCGGGTATAGAGTTTCGCGTTAACCCGAAACCCTAAACTCGTAACCCGGAACAGTAACAACCATGGCAACACTGAAAGTCATACGTAAGCGGATCGGCTCGGTTAAGAATACCCAGCAGATCACCAAGGCCATGAAAATGGTCTCGGCTGCCAAGCTGCGCCGGGCCCAGGAATCGGCGGTGCAGGCGCGCCCCTATGCCGAGAAGATGACCGAGCTGTTGAAGAACGTCTCGGCGCGGGTTTCTAGCGAGGCCCATGTGTTGCTCACCGCCCGCGAAGAAAAAAAGATCGATCTGGTGCTGTTTACTTCAGACCGCGGTTTGTGCGGCGGTTACAACACCAACATGATCCGCGCCGCGGAAAGCTTCATGCGTGAGCATTCCGGCGCCAAGGAAATCTCCTTGACATTGGTCGGCCGCAAGGGGGCGGATTATTATCGCCGGCGCGGCGCCAAGATCGCCGATCGTTACATCGATATTCTCTACAAACCGGCCGATGAGTTGGCGGCGCAGATCGCCGAGAAACTGATTGCCCGCTTCATCGGCGGCGAGACCGACGCGGTTTATATTCTCTACAGCCGCTTTCGTTCGGCGCTGTCGCAGATCCCGACATTGCAAAAATTATTGCCCGTGGCGTTGGCGGAAACTAGCGACGTGGAAGCGCAGCAACAGACCGAATATTTATACGAGCCGGGCGTCGAGCAACTGCTGGCGAGCCTGCTGCCGCGGATTACCGACGTGGCGGTGCAGCGGGCGTTACTTGAAGCCACCGCCAGCGAACATGGCGCGCGCATGACCGCCATGGAATCGGCCACCGGCAACGCGGCGAAGATGATCGGCGCACTGACTTTGCAGATGAAC
This region of Deltaproteobacteria bacterium genomic DNA includes:
- a CDS encoding DUF1646 domain-containing protein, with protein sequence MENSMLMIGLSLIFVIVLVGPFLNKKIEANLEAFLFTMGIVSATMSNAWSMEVIYEGLVAPISITLAVLGAGVLFHYLRHYLDHLMRRVLVTVPLAVIVCVGIIFLGLFSSVISAIIAALLLVELITILPLHRHAEINLTIIACFAIGLGAALTPLGEPLSTIVISKLSGAPYQAGFFYLAKLLAAYVVPAVILLGVAAIFLVHEKPEDTEESLAAQDDEEPLSEVFIRGGKVYIFVMALIFLGAGFKPLIDAYIITLPSQILFWVNMVSAILDNATLAAAEIGPTLNEAQIKSALLGLLIAGGMLIPGNIPNIIAAHSLHIKSTEWAKLGVPLGLVIMTGTAVLLWLGWV
- a CDS encoding ABC transporter substrate-binding protein, which codes for MNCKRPFYRIGALTILALMLISRAAAAQELNLRAVYNALGGIMAPIWVAADAGLYAKHGVNVDLKYLAATSAVQAMVGGGEEVGLVGNQGIDAKLEGAELVYVAGGVPTFVFQLYARPEIKTIADLKGKVVAVTQPAASTDYATRIVLRRNGLDPEKDVKILYAQDSINVINTVISGNAAAGINSHPNALKLKAAGMKTLVDITELKIPFLFTGMLSSPKVVREKNEALTRFLRAYRSDGADPARPRNDDQVHR
- a CDS encoding extracellular solute-binding protein gives rise to the protein MAWAQSAELLNQAKKEGGEVILYTTVTVGDFEFLNKAFKEKYPGLNLRHVYLSSSRQTARVMQEFRAGRVQGDVLGNSPEPLLYLKSQGVLGQYRSAETKNLLPGAWDNDGFWSGITTDLLVTGFNPRLLAKSAVPKTYDDYLRPQFKSQIAINRGVPYPLTGMISLRGDEQGVAYFKKLSQQDVKLVEGFSHTINMMAAGEYPLTGFMQVSKLEAMKRKAAPVDWLSTTQPLATISTIAMVKNPLHPAGAQILIDFYLSPEGQRALSAAGKIPIRKGVKSPSKDIDQLMESGNPHVIRAEGSYDKYMKVFNEYLGIR
- a CDS encoding ABC transporter substrate-binding protein is translated as MKSIRLPSRNFISLALVIVAWAANCKAAELPLVRIAHGAFSEKVVALWLGAEQGLFRKHGVNIEVINIRSGPQTMAALVSGDIQVAYTIPGSVVSAATSGLDVAFFAGIVNKADGDFIAGPAIRNAEDLRGKRIGVQSIGGGVWSMAMLAIEHLGLEPNRDKMTIMVIGDSPVLAQSLEQGSIEATYLNYTHSRALKEKSFPVLLDLGKAPIPYQGLAAATRRGYLKQNPLIVDALMRGFVETVAFIHKPGNKEYVVKSLVKNLRLKNAQDAEIGYTALQWLYNLDIKPTIPGIQNMARFLALSNPKVKTVKSEDVVDEAPWQRLEKSAFYRDLLAATKK
- a CDS encoding ABC transporter substrate-binding protein — translated: MMRVMPLVSVAMQTSEAVMRTTNFDLVHLSTDLTLQSAFPILPTSVGDRPLCLPSGTGDHGGWPLRRISKPNHYQGIPMKFKSIQLCQLLVTTLLSSNVLYAQQLDKIRVARSSDSATEAALWFAKDAGLYEKHGLSVELLRLSGSSLVVSTMLAGEMPFSQIGAAAVIDANLAGGDLVIITTLIKNFVYYIYSRPEIQSFAELKGKAIGVTRFGANSDFAARFAATKFGLQPEKDLAILQTGGPAESVTALNTNRIQAVALTAPATIRARKLGLREILDVSKLEANFPFNGMVATRSFLKNNGGIVRRFLMAQAEGVALAKRDGNFARKVLAKYFRNDDKEVLDESYNWIVKQNYNLPPYPALTGLSTILKATEARNPKAKNAKPEDFVDSRFVQELDKSGFFAELNKAQ
- a CDS encoding Ldh family oxidoreductase translates to MATDTSGMTRINHEKLIRFVTRSFEKLGVPASDAEIAANVLVASDLRGVDTHGVIRFNPNAWYVKWLRDGVMTAQPNIRVIAENSSTALLDADNGMGFVAGHRAMEIAVKKAKETGVGIVTVRNSRHYGMSAYYSMLALPHDMIGIAMTNASRQVVPTFGREARFGTNPMSFAIPAQDEQPFVLDMATTTAAAGKLELAIRLGKPVPTGWALNEKAEPTTDPKVAQQARRLLPLGGSRESGSHKGYGLGILVEILCGVLTGTLTALNPNQEPRGHFFGAIDPSSFRPAAEFKRDMDRLIRELKSTPPIEGESRVYVAGEIEFETAEERSERGIPLHSSVLKGLRDVGTQLSVPYDLE